The following coding sequences lie in one Polluticoccus soli genomic window:
- the ligA gene encoding NAD-dependent DNA ligase LigA, whose protein sequence is MYTSQDEQRLYQQAKTLLTSESGNVEQDIEALREVINYADWKYYVQSEPVLADVEYDTLFKKLKGLEEQYPEQVTADSPTQRVALGLSEKFPAVSHLVPMLSLDNTYNADDLRDWDRRCRELAGTDQIEYCAEPKYDGASVSVIYEDGKLTRGATRGDGIMGEDVTVNIKQIRSMPLSAGFTKEGISQIEIRGEVVIHKDVFAEYNRQRAAEGLSPLANPRNAASGTLRILDPREVGKRKLSVTLYHISDYTLERGKDVPAKLHTHYDSLEYLYSLGFPTPVREMKRFSNIEDVIKFCDEFEQKRDDLPFEVDGLVIKVNQFDLQDRMGMTTHHPRWAVAYKFKARQATSKLQRVEFQVGRTGSVTPVAKIEPVPIGGVTVTSISLFNEDVVREKDLHIGDTVLVERAGDVIPYIVKPLAELRDGSEEKIVFPTHCPVCNEALERPEEEAVWRCININCPAQVVERIIHFASKDAMDIRNLGGANILKFYDLELLKDIPGIYHLDFDKIKQLEGFGEKSITNLRTAIDNSKKQPLNRVIFGLGIRHVGETMAKTLANAVNHIRELYDWDEEKLVSLEDVGPKVAASVAHFFHNPENRHMIDLLEKEGVNLESHHKSQRQAEGGLLGKTFLFTGTLSHFKRSDAEAMVEDKGGTLLSGVSSKLNYLVVGEDAGSKLEKAKKLGTVTILTETEFLELITK, encoded by the coding sequence ATGTACACGAGCCAGGATGAACAGCGCCTTTACCAGCAGGCAAAAACCTTATTGACTAGTGAAAGTGGCAATGTTGAGCAAGACATCGAAGCCCTGCGCGAGGTGATCAATTATGCCGACTGGAAATACTATGTGCAAAGCGAGCCTGTGCTGGCCGATGTTGAATATGATACGCTGTTCAAAAAACTGAAAGGACTCGAAGAACAATACCCGGAGCAGGTAACAGCCGATTCTCCTACACAACGCGTGGCACTTGGCTTGAGCGAAAAATTTCCTGCGGTGAGCCACCTGGTGCCGATGCTCAGCCTCGATAATACTTATAATGCCGACGACCTGCGCGACTGGGACCGCCGCTGCCGTGAGCTGGCCGGTACCGACCAGATAGAATACTGCGCAGAGCCAAAATATGATGGCGCCAGCGTTTCCGTAATATATGAAGATGGTAAGTTGACCCGTGGCGCTACCCGTGGCGATGGCATCATGGGCGAAGATGTGACGGTAAACATCAAACAGATCCGTTCCATGCCTTTGTCTGCTGGCTTTACAAAAGAAGGGATCTCGCAGATAGAGATACGCGGTGAAGTAGTGATACATAAAGATGTATTTGCAGAATACAACCGTCAACGCGCTGCCGAAGGTTTAAGCCCGTTGGCCAACCCGCGGAACGCAGCATCTGGCACCCTCCGTATCCTCGACCCACGCGAAGTGGGCAAACGGAAACTGTCGGTTACACTATACCATATTAGCGACTACACGCTGGAGCGTGGCAAAGACGTTCCTGCAAAACTGCATACACACTACGACTCGCTGGAGTACCTGTATTCGCTGGGCTTTCCAACGCCAGTGCGCGAAATGAAACGCTTCAGCAATATTGAGGACGTTATTAAATTCTGTGATGAGTTTGAACAAAAGCGCGATGACCTGCCCTTTGAAGTAGATGGTCTGGTGATCAAAGTAAACCAGTTCGACCTGCAGGACCGTATGGGTATGACCACCCACCACCCACGCTGGGCTGTGGCTTATAAATTCAAAGCACGACAGGCCACCAGTAAGCTGCAACGTGTAGAATTTCAGGTCGGCCGTACCGGCAGCGTGACACCTGTAGCCAAAATAGAACCCGTACCGATTGGCGGTGTTACCGTTACGTCTATTTCGCTGTTCAACGAAGATGTAGTGCGCGAAAAAGACCTGCACATTGGAGACACTGTGTTAGTGGAACGCGCAGGTGATGTAATTCCTTATATAGTTAAACCGCTCGCAGAACTGCGCGACGGCAGCGAGGAAAAGATCGTTTTCCCAACACACTGCCCTGTGTGTAACGAGGCGCTGGAACGACCGGAGGAGGAAGCTGTGTGGCGTTGTATCAATATCAACTGTCCTGCGCAGGTGGTAGAGCGCATCATACACTTTGCCAGCAAGGATGCTATGGACATCCGTAACCTGGGCGGTGCCAACATTCTTAAATTCTACGACCTGGAATTATTGAAAGACATTCCGGGCATATACCATCTTGATTTCGACAAGATAAAACAGCTGGAAGGCTTCGGCGAAAAGTCTATAACTAATCTCCGCACGGCAATCGACAACTCTAAAAAGCAACCGCTTAACCGCGTAATATTTGGACTAGGCATACGCCATGTGGGCGAGACGATGGCCAAAACATTGGCGAATGCCGTCAATCACATCCGCGAGCTATACGACTGGGATGAAGAGAAACTGGTGTCGCTGGAAGATGTGGGACCGAAGGTAGCAGCCTCCGTTGCTCACTTCTTCCACAATCCCGAGAACAGGCACATGATAGACCTGCTGGAAAAAGAAGGCGTGAACCTGGAAAGCCACCACAAAAGCCAAAGACAGGCCGAAGGTGGATTATTAGGAAAAACATTCCTGTTCACCGGCACGCTCAGTCACTTCAAACGGAGCGATGCGGAAGCTATGGTAGAAGATAAAGGCGGAACGTTACTCAGCGGCGTAAGCAGCAAACTCAACTATCTTGTAGTAGGTGAAGATGCCGGCTCTAAACTGGAAAAAGCCAAGAAACTCGGCACAGTAACCATTCTTACCGAAACCGAATTTCTTGAACTAATTACCAAATAA
- a CDS encoding L-threonylcarbamoyladenylate synthase codes for MLLHIHPDDPQPRNIKTVVDCLKGGGVIIYPTDTIYGLGCDIYNTAAIERICRIKGIEPKKAQFSFVCTDLAHLSDYAKSVSTPIFRLLKAALPGPYTFILEASKQVPKMLKTKKDTVGIRIPDHNITQAIVRELGNPIMSVSLPMDEDVEYYTDPELMHERFAKLVDIVIDGGSGNTISSTVIDCTSGEAQLVREGAGDWENLLG; via the coding sequence ATGCTGCTGCACATCCACCCCGACGATCCCCAACCCAGGAACATCAAAACAGTCGTTGACTGCCTTAAAGGTGGTGGTGTCATCATCTACCCTACCGATACCATCTATGGTCTTGGGTGCGATATATATAATACGGCGGCCATAGAACGTATCTGCCGCATTAAAGGAATAGAGCCTAAAAAAGCGCAATTCAGCTTTGTCTGCACCGACCTTGCACACCTGAGCGACTATGCCAAAAGTGTGAGCACGCCAATCTTCCGGCTGCTAAAGGCAGCGCTACCCGGTCCGTACACATTTATCCTCGAAGCCAGCAAACAGGTACCCAAAATGCTCAAGACAAAAAAGGACACTGTTGGTATACGCATCCCCGACCACAATATTACTCAAGCCATTGTCCGTGAGCTGGGTAACCCCATCATGAGTGTTTCGCTTCCTATGGATGAGGACGTAGAATATTACACCGATCCCGAACTGATGCACGAGCGATTTGCCAAACTGGTTGATATAGTGATAGATGGCGGATCTGGAAACACTATTTCCTCTACGGTTATCGATTGTACTTCCGGCGAAGCACAATTAGTACGCGAGGGTGCTGGCGATTGGGAAAATTTGCTGGGATAA
- a CDS encoding glycosyltransferase family 2 protein produces MFSIIIPTWNNVDFVKLCVESIRKNSTMNHQVILHINDGSDGTKQWAEEQRLDFTHTDTNAGICVAVNTAAGLAAHDYIVYMNDDMYVCPGWDKHLADEIKTLGTDMFMLSSTMIEPNESGNRSVVVQDFGKDLTSFDEAGLLSAYERLEKPDWNGSAWPPTIVHKKYWQITGGYSIEFSPGLSSDDDFAMKMWQAGCRIFKGVGRSKVYHFQSKSLYRIKKNNGRKQFLMKWGINQSTFNKFFLRRGALYKGPLTTPQRRQIRSELWRAWLKRKLY; encoded by the coding sequence ATGTTCTCTATTATCATCCCTACCTGGAATAATGTCGACTTCGTAAAACTCTGTGTGGAAAGCATCCGGAAAAACTCCACGATGAACCACCAGGTGATACTGCATATCAATGATGGTTCAGATGGCACAAAACAATGGGCTGAGGAGCAACGGCTGGATTTTACTCATACTGACACCAATGCAGGCATTTGTGTGGCTGTAAATACAGCAGCAGGGCTTGCCGCGCACGACTATATCGTATACATGAATGATGATATGTACGTGTGCCCCGGTTGGGACAAGCACTTGGCTGACGAAATAAAAACACTTGGCACAGATATGTTCATGTTGTCGTCAACGATGATAGAGCCAAATGAATCGGGCAATCGTTCTGTGGTGGTTCAGGATTTTGGAAAAGACCTAACATCGTTTGACGAAGCGGGATTGTTGTCGGCCTATGAGCGGCTTGAAAAACCGGACTGGAATGGTTCTGCCTGGCCTCCAACTATCGTCCATAAGAAGTATTGGCAAATAACAGGTGGGTACAGCATCGAGTTTAGTCCCGGCCTGAGTAGCGATGATGATTTTGCTATGAAGATGTGGCAGGCAGGCTGCAGGATATTTAAAGGCGTGGGCAGGAGCAAGGTGTATCACTTCCAGTCGAAATCGTTGTACCGCATCAAAAAGAACAACGGACGAAAGCAGTTCCTGATGAAATGGGGCATTAACCAATCTACCTTCAATAAGTTTTTCCTGAGACGTGGCGCCTTGTATAAAGGACCATTGACGACGCCTCAACGCAGGCAAATACGCAGTGAGCTTTGGCGCGCCTGGCTGAAGCGCAAGTTATATTAA
- a CDS encoding ATP-binding protein: MQVKKIVVIGPESTGKSTLSEMLAASLKTVWVPEYAREYLEQREGVYEESDLLEIAKGQLKLEDEQLAKANKFLICDTDLYVLKVWSEHKYGRCHQSILDEISRRHYDMYLLTDIDIEWQDDPLREHPLPEMRQYFFNIYRDIVENSGVPWALVSSTPEERLKAALKAINSLI, translated from the coding sequence ATGCAGGTAAAAAAGATCGTCGTAATAGGGCCCGAATCTACAGGCAAAAGTACACTCAGCGAAATGTTGGCTGCTTCTTTAAAAACGGTGTGGGTGCCTGAATATGCGCGCGAATATTTGGAACAGCGTGAAGGCGTCTATGAAGAGAGCGACTTGCTGGAGATCGCAAAAGGTCAGCTGAAGCTGGAAGATGAACAACTGGCGAAAGCAAATAAATTCCTCATCTGCGACACCGACTTATATGTGCTTAAAGTATGGAGCGAACACAAATATGGTCGCTGCCATCAATCCATACTTGACGAAATATCACGACGACACTATGATATGTACCTGCTTACGGACATCGACATAGAATGGCAGGACGACCCGTTACGTGAGCATCCATTACCGGAAATGCGCCAGTATTTTTTCAATATATACCGTGATATAGTGGAGAACAGCGGCGTGCCATGGGCGTTGGTCTCATCGACACCGGAAGAGAGGCTAAAGGCTGCATTAAAAGCCATCAACAGCTTAATATAA
- the pnuC gene encoding nicotinamide riboside transporter PnuC — protein sequence MDVSAWLSLFKTGIAQTSIIEWIAVIFSIASVLLANRNNVLLYPTGIVSTLIFIYLMGKPSTGLYAEALLNFYYFIMSVYGWWRWQKNKENENAIAITHNSKKDWLITIAIATIGWAVFYLLLSHFTDSTVPAIDAFVSATACAGMWLLAKHKVENWVLLNISNIVAIPLLVYKGLVLTSALTVFLFIVAVLGYIRWSRLYELSHQKQQAA from the coding sequence ATGGATGTTAGCGCGTGGCTCAGTTTATTTAAAACAGGGATTGCTCAAACCAGTATTATCGAGTGGATAGCGGTGATCTTCAGCATTGCCAGTGTATTGCTGGCCAATCGCAACAATGTGCTGCTCTATCCCACAGGCATAGTCAGCACGTTAATATTCATCTACCTGATGGGCAAGCCATCCACCGGCTTATACGCCGAAGCCCTGCTTAATTTCTATTATTTCATAATGAGTGTGTATGGCTGGTGGCGTTGGCAGAAGAATAAAGAAAATGAAAATGCTATAGCCATAACACATAACTCTAAAAAGGACTGGCTGATAACCATTGCCATTGCAACCATCGGCTGGGCCGTATTCTATTTGTTACTGTCCCACTTCACAGACTCAACCGTTCCGGCCATCGATGCTTTTGTATCAGCTACGGCTTGCGCAGGCATGTGGCTGCTGGCCAAACACAAAGTAGAGAACTGGGTATTGCTGAACATCTCCAACATCGTAGCCATACCGCTACTCGTTTATAAAGGGCTGGTACTCACATCGGCACTTACGGTCTTCCTGTTTATTGTAGCGGTACTAGGATATATCAGGTGGTCGAGGTTGTACGAATTGTCGCATCAAAAACAACAAGCAGCCTGA
- a CDS encoding cytochrome C gives MRDQCTVKIFLDNETQPLGEFKAPVSFDLDTSKLTDGRHTLRIISLSNNGSEGIRNIAFEVRNGPAIDIEGIHENAVVDGILPLMVHAYSKGDQKKFLIEGSETPRSIPAWLWVVIVLLLGWGMYFFITSLNMAL, from the coding sequence ATGCGTGACCAATGTACTGTCAAGATCTTTTTGGACAATGAAACCCAACCGTTAGGCGAATTCAAAGCCCCTGTTAGCTTTGATTTGGACACAAGCAAGCTGACCGACGGCAGGCATACATTAAGGATCATAAGCCTGAGCAATAATGGCAGTGAAGGAATTAGAAATATTGCATTCGAGGTCCGTAACGGCCCAGCGATCGATATAGAAGGCATCCATGAAAATGCTGTCGTTGATGGAATACTCCCGCTTATGGTACACGCTTACAGCAAAGGCGATCAAAAAAAATTCCTGATAGAAGGCAGCGAAACACCCCGTAGTATACCTGCATGGCTGTGGGTAGTTATTGTTCTACTATTGGGTTGGGGAATGTATTTCTTTATTACCTCGCTGAATATGGCATTGTGA
- a CDS encoding cytochrome c, with protein MSIFHDHRKLFALAGSLFLFLTYFVAIRPALVNQKNNSPLPGTEPLHGDVLAGKKIYIAEGCVACHTQQVRNVDMDKAFGSRPGIPADYAHIRRTSLWANTATLTGTERTGPDLTDVGNRQPSKDWNLMHLFNPRSVVAESIMPSYEWLFEIKKNPGKNDVIVNVPAQFLSGRKGKVIATKKALQLVAYLQSLKQAALPGDIKPQLFLYKRPEKKTTGAKGATAAEGKTLYEANCQSCHQPTGEGLAGAFPPLKGSPIVTGDNLELYVDIIMNGYDARPEFGVMAAVGTNMSFTENDVAAIINYERTSWGNNGKTVTPEEIKKLMDFVKIKAAAK; from the coding sequence ATGTCGATCTTTCACGACCATCGAAAACTCTTTGCACTAGCCGGATCGTTGTTCCTGTTCCTAACTTACTTTGTTGCGATCAGGCCCGCTCTTGTAAACCAAAAGAACAATTCGCCTCTTCCCGGCACAGAGCCCTTGCATGGCGATGTGCTGGCGGGCAAGAAGATATACATAGCAGAAGGCTGTGTAGCTTGCCATACACAGCAGGTACGGAATGTAGACATGGACAAAGCATTTGGCTCCCGGCCAGGTATACCTGCCGACTACGCACATATACGCAGAACCAGCTTATGGGCTAATACAGCCACACTAACAGGAACAGAGCGGACAGGCCCCGACCTTACAGACGTAGGCAACCGGCAACCGAGCAAAGACTGGAACCTGATGCATTTATTCAACCCAAGATCAGTGGTGGCTGAATCGATAATGCCTAGTTATGAGTGGCTATTTGAGATCAAGAAAAATCCCGGCAAGAACGATGTCATCGTCAACGTGCCGGCGCAATTCCTGTCGGGACGAAAAGGCAAAGTGATAGCCACGAAGAAAGCACTACAATTGGTAGCTTACCTGCAGTCGTTGAAGCAAGCAGCCCTACCGGGAGACATCAAGCCGCAACTCTTCTTATATAAAAGACCCGAAAAGAAAACCACCGGCGCAAAAGGAGCAACAGCTGCCGAGGGAAAAACACTATACGAAGCAAACTGTCAGAGCTGCCACCAGCCAACGGGTGAAGGATTGGCCGGAGCATTCCCTCCATTGAAAGGCAGTCCCATTGTAACGGGCGACAACCTGGAACTATATGTAGACATTATCATGAACGGATACGATGCACGGCCAGAGTTTGGTGTAATGGCCGCGGTCGGAACAAATATGTCGTTTACCGAAAACGATGTAGCAGCCATTATTAATTATGAGCGCACAAGCTGGGGCAACAATGGCAAAACGGTTACACCAGAGGAAATAAAGAAGCTGATGGATTTTGTCAAAATAAAAGCAGCAGCCAAATGA